The Arachis ipaensis cultivar K30076 chromosome B03, Araip1.1, whole genome shotgun sequence region AATCACAAGTCTTTTCTTGAACCTTGAAGCAATGTTTGAATCCGATGCTTCAAAATGATCGCATTGTAGAATCAGATGTTTGATGACAAGGAATTGGATGTTAGACAGAAACAAACGGCATTGTTGAGCTTCTTGCATTACACTGAACCTTCGTTCAGCAACTCACTGTTGATTTTGGTTTCTCCATCCCCTTACCCAAAATGTTAAAGACACGAAAAGCTATTGCCATCATTGCTCTGGTTCTGTTCAGTGTCACTCACTATCTTAAGTTCTTAACACTTGACAGAATGAAGCCCTTTAATCCGAAGTGTTGCAGtgtgtatttaattatttataggtTTCACGAGGCGGCTTAGACCGTTGATTTTACGCTTTTCGTAACTTTTACGCCGTCGTGGGTTATACGCagaaattagtaaattttaaAGCCGCTGTTGTTAATTTTTCGGAAAATGAATATATCACCGCCAATGGGGCGTTTATAAGTAGTAGTCGTTGGTAACTACTTACGACACAGTGCTTGCACTCAAACTGTTCGAAGAAATGCCTCATAAAGAGCTGTTTTATTCAACCTCACAAAGGCACAGTCAATTCAATTCCATGCCTTTGACCCAGTTTGTCCTTGACATGCCATCAATGCCGCTATCTCGCTCCCTCCAATTTCTCTCACACTCTCCATTCTGCATTCTCTCTCTTCCACTgttcttttgtttatttatttgttttatcaGAGTAGAGGGCCACACGCCCAGATAGAGACGAAGAGGAAAGGGTTTCTAGTCACTTTGATCAACTGAAGTTGGTTTGGAATTGAACTTACACTTCTTGTGAGCTCTGAAAGCTTTGGGCTATGAAGACCATGGGGAATGCAAGCAAATCACCATTTCAAGGTTTTCTTGAGGTTCTTCCACCTGTTGAATTTGCCTGCGTCTATGGATCATCTCTTCATCCCAACAACCACGATAAGGTCTCTTCTTTCTTGACACTTCATCACTCATATTGGCCTATTGCTTCTCTTCTCAACTATGGCTatctgtttttttctttttcttttctttctttaataaaagaaaataaataaataagttccCACCAGTtgctctttttttgtttttctttttttttggttttttttagaCGACCATGACAGATTTTATTCTTGGCGTGTCTGATCCCAAGCAGTGGCATTCTGAGGTATTGACTTATTCACCAAGCAATGCACTTGTATAGTTGTGTTACTGTGAGTTGCATGCAATCTGATTGCCTCACTGCgaaatcttttttcttttcttcttctgatTTTTCTTACTCATTGttgaatcttttttcttttaattctgaTGCAATGGCTGCAACCTAGAATCTGAGATTGAACAAGAATCATTATGCATCATGGATGGTGCACCTTGGTGGAGGGAAGCTGGTACTtgccatctctctctctctctctgtgtgtgtgtgtgtgtgtgtgtaaataCCTTCGGAAATTTTGTCTTTGGGGTTTCCCATCACTCACTTGGGTTGTAAATGATGACATCTGATGCTATTGTTTATGCAATGTGTAAGATTACAAATGTTGCAGATAGAGTTGGTGTGGGAGTACATTTCAACCCTTTTGTTACTTGGAATGGAAATTGTTGAATTGACATTATTTTCTGATGAGTCCCTTCATCTATAAGTTTATCTATGCAGATGTACAAGTATGGAGTTGTTCGAATGTTTGACCTAATTAATGATGTACTGCAATGGGATAAATTCTACTTGTGTGGCCGTTTACAGAAACCAGTATGTTATTATTCCGTTTAATCTTCATGCTGTGAAATCATTTTATTCTTAATTAGTGGTTTTGGATCGCTAATGTATAACCAATATAGGGAGAAAAGATGAGATTAATGAAGAAAGgatgtaatttttaattttttttaaaaggtgATGAATGATGCTAGCTTCTTAGGGATTCTTGTGTAACCTCACTGTTCGTGTCTCCTTACTGTATATGGCTTAGATAGCATGTATATACTTTTTCAATTCTTAATTTTCCCGATACATTGATTTTGGGTCCATTTCATGCAGGTTCATATTGTTGTTGATAATTTGGATATCAACAGCTGCAATGCTGTTAACTTGAGAGCTGCATTATCAACtgctcttctccttcttccatcAGAGTTCTCTGAGGTTGACTTCTTTCTTAGTAAATCAGTTGCTTTGGGAATTGGAATAACTGTAACAATAAAATCATACCATTGCAGGCAGATCTATATGCCAAAGTGTGTAGCCTCTCATATATGGGTGACCTACGAATGTTATTTGCAGAGGATAAAAACAAGGTAGACCTTCATTGCTACTATGAGGCGGTGGACTTGTGGTTTCCAAATGTTATTTCTCTTTCGATGCTATTAATTTTTCATGATCACCACATACCTTCCCAGGACTCTTGGTTTCAAAATGTTATTCTCTTTCAAAATGTTATTCCCATCTGAGGTCTATATGCCAAAGTTTATATTGTTTTTCATATATGTGTGACCTTATTTTTTCTGCAATGCATAAAATTGGGTTGGTTTGAAAATGTTAATCATCTTtcaatatatttatatgtttCATGCTCATGAGATATCTTCTCATATGAGAAGTCTGTATCTACACGAGTATGTCAATTTACTCAGAATTTGGCTTATTCTTTCAATATTGCTACCTTTTTTGTTATGCATGAGTAATTTTTATTGAGATTATTCTTACAATAAAGATTTGAACTCCTGTAAATATGCTGCATATCTGTACTTTCTTCCTTGATTTGTTTCATGTATGTAATTATCTCATCTTTTCCGTGAATGGAACCAGATCAATCATATATGGATTCTTTTTGTCTTGTGTTTTCACTGAGGCTCTTCCATTCACAATCTGTCTAGGTGAAGAAGATTGTAGCTGGTCAATTTGATCTATTCCACTCTATGTATCAGCCATTTCTTGAAGAATGTGAAGCTAAGAAGTTATTGAGACTTTCATCCACTGCCAATCACCAAACAGTTGTCTCTCAGGTCTATATTTTGGTATCTTTTATTGGTAGAGATTATCAGATATAATTTTGCATTTCCGGGGTCAACAAAGAAacttcttttactttttaaaacAGGATCGTGACTTATCAGTTGTTCACTCTTTAGTTTCTGCACTTCCTCGACCAATCAGAAGTAGTATCAATATGAAGCAAGAGAAGAAATTGGGTGGAACAGGTAAACATTATACCATGATAATGTATTGTTTTTGAAATATTGATTCAGTTCCAAATATTCTTTAGTCCAAATCGGGGGGATAGGACTGAGTCATAGGAAGTACAAAATAAATGGAATTATTGATGAACTAAGATTGGTCAATTTTGTTAATTCCTTTCAAGTCATTTGGCGGTGAAATTGCATCTAAACATAGATGTATGTATGTCGTATTGAGAAAATAGGGTTATGATTTCAGGAAAAATCGTAAATGACATTGCTATCAGCTCAAGAGAACAGGCTGCGAATTGCCTGGAGAGAATTCTCAGGCGAAAAGTTATGGTTTCAAGTGCAAGACAGGCAATTTCCGGCTTGCTGGCTGTTGGAGGGGTAAATGCTACCAAGTACCTTGCTAAGAAAGTTAATAAAGCATGGAAGTCATGGATATGATTTTTGCTGTATTATGGAAAAATCATAGACTTCTTTTGCATGGGAATTATAGAGAGACTAATCTTGTTACATTTCCTGACTTcccttttcacccacttattttGTCATGTTATCATGGAGGTTATTAACCAAATAACAGATAGAGGAGTATAGTTTGATTTACTAATACATTCTGTTGTTAAATCTAGCGGCACTTTTGACTGATCTAAGTGTGCCCTTGAGGAGATTGAATATTGAGAAGAGATGTTGGGCAAAGGGAATATAATCAGTGCAAATAGCAATAGCATGTTTAAATTCGCATTTGCAAACCCATTTGTCTCTTCTGTTCTCCAATTTGTGGTTAAAAGTTTTCATTGTGAAGTGCAATCTTTTCTGAAAGGTCTAGTTTTGTGAACAGaatccatataaaaaaaaataataatgaaattaCAGCAATATTAACTTCAGGAACAGAAAGTACAAGGATACGTGATAAGTCCCTTCTCTAGGAAGTAAGGGGAATTCTCTAAGCAATGGAAACGACAAAAGTCGTAGCTACAAGGCAATGAAGGAAGTAGTTACTTgccaaaacaagaaaaaatgaaGTGTGGCTCAACTAACCGGTGGAGACAAGATAATGCATACGTGTCCTCTTCACTACTTCAGTTATATATTGCCTGCTAAACTAAAATATCAATTAGAGAAAGAAGAAAATCCTAAACAATGATTCTGTTACTAATTACTTTATTAGTGTTGAAGAAATCATATTATAGACTAGTAAAACAGAAGCTATTGAACATGTAAATTTCACTATCTCCTGAGCGTCCTCTCGGGAAACTTTATTACTGTTATTGTATTATTATATGTAATTGTTTCGTACATGTAACTACTTGAACTTTGGTGCCTGAACTTGAAACTGTTATCCCCTTAACCTAATAGCTACTTGTATGTGGAACTGCTGCTGCATACTGAGTGTCCATAACATCGATCACCCTGTTGGCTATAGCACTGGCATAGACTGAAGAACCTTCTATTATCTGCCTCAGTGAAACAGGCCATAGTTAAATACAGAAGCATAACAATGTGATTCAAAAGATTTATGATTGCCCTTGTTAGTTTCATGTCAAAAAGAAATACCAACCTTGCTATTGAACAAGAAACTGCAATATTCGCCAACATGTCCACCTGCAACATGGTGAAGTTCCAACTGAAGTTCATCCAGAACCTTGGCGACTGAAAGCAGACAGTTAATCTTCTTCCTCTGGAAGAGTTTGATTGTAACATCATCATCAACAATTCGCACATCAACCTCACTATCTTTTGATTTCCTTTGAAGCCATGAGGTCCTTATGCATCCATCTGGATCGCTGAAAGGCTTTATGTTGCAGCTCTCTGCAGCATCATCTTCCGCTTTCTGCCTTTTGCATCTCTCCCTTccatatcttttcttctctaccaGTAATTTGAGCTCATTGACCGTTCTGAGCAGCTCCCTTATATATTCAATGGCATCACCCACCACAGAAGCTCTATCCATCTGTTAATAGCAGACTCAACCTATTAGTTTGATTTGTAAAAATTGGTAAACAAGTTTATAAGTGCTGTATACCTTTGTGGGGCTTGGGATAAGACTCCTCAGGATTTTGTATTTGCCATTCAGTTGCTCTCTTCTTTGTTTCTCAGTTGCAAAGTGTTTGGTGCCTTTTCCTTCCCTTCCTTTGCCCACGGAAGCCGTGACCCTGTTGAAGTCGAGCACTCCCATGTCAAGTTGGCTTCCATCTCCTTCAATCTCATCCCCTCCACCGAAAAGAGAACCACTTCTTGAGTTTGTTGGCAAGCTGTAGCCACGGGGAAGAGACTGAAACAGCTCTCTGAGGGCTGGAGGCTGTGGAGGCAGGTTCAAATGGAGTAGAGGATCATACAATACTGAGGATGCACTTGTGTTGTCTGATCCTATTGGAAGGTCCCCAAGAAATCCCATCGGATTCTGAAAATTCTGTGTCTTGTTTGCGATGCAGATAGCAGGGTTGGCAAGCAAAGACGAAGTTGAGCATCTTGGCAAGTGAAGAAGGTTTAGGAGATCTTGTGAAGGGTAAGGCGGGTCCAAAATGGAGGAGGGATTGTAACTTTGGCTGCAGTTCTGTGCCTCAGTTTGCTGAAATTGCTGATCATGTGGTTGGTGTTCTGAGTGATTAGTATAACCCATATCTTGCATTTCCTGAACATTGGGATCCCAAGTGGGTTGCTGATAGGGAAGGATATCAATTTCATGCTGAACCAAATGGGAATCCATGTTGATATTGTTGTTGTAGGAGTTACCCATATTCAAACCAAGATGCTGTGGATGTGGGATATCTATGGTTGTGGCAGTGACTCCATTTACATAGTTGGAGACATCTTCTTGCTGGTGGTGATAGGATAACTCCTCCATAGAAAGTCTGATATTCTCTTCAAGGTTATTGTTGCTGTTTGTAGTGTTGCCTACAACAATAAgtggtgatggtgatgatgatgggtCTGAGAGTGTTTGAGGAAAGGTATCTTTTAGTTTTGGAGTACTGACACCTTCTGCCATTGTGTTGGGATCAAAGCAACCAGGTTGCTCATGCATATTTGGCCTGTCTCCACAACTCATTGGTTTTTGTCTGCAGTAGTTGACACACATCAACAAAATTGTATATTACAACTAAAGAAACATAACACACCATGTGAGTGAATTGAGAAATATCACAAAGGAAAATGCCCCACAAGccaagaaaatagaaaaagaagataaaacACCACAAATCAACAACTAGAAAGCACCCCTTTGTTAAATGTTTCGGATTTGATCATTTGATTCTTGTTTTGCTTAAGGTAGTTCTAGCACCAACTAAGAGGTTGAAGCCATGAAATAAgaaaattgttaattttaaaCAAGTACTTACCTACAGTAGTAGAAGGTAAAATAACCAAGATAATATTGCAGATGAGTTGTTTCAGGTGGACAAGGTATAGGGAGGGAGGTAGGAAGGATTGTGGTACTAAAAAAGGCAAATATCCCAGAAAGTATAATTTAATCTTTTTGGCATAGGAATTAGGAGAAAAATAGGTGGTTCAGTTACAAGCTACTACCTAGTCACTGTCCCTCACCAAGGGGTCCACGTACATGCTCATATTTATCACAAATCTTATGTACTATGATTCTGTGAATACTGCATGCAATCCATTAGATACATAACACGTGCATACTATAAACTATACATGATTTTTGCTAAAGCAAAAACGGAACtttatttatttagattttttcttttttggtttgaATTGTTCATCACTGATCCGGAGATATGAATAATATATAACAAGACGTAATTACATCATTTGATTATGTAGCTAGTATTTCTAATAATTTATACACTTAGATGAAAATATGAAAATCTAAATTATAGTTTGGGAGTTTAATTTCAAATGGAAATCCAAAGTTATAGCTAAATAGTTCTCTCTCTTTAGATTTGCAACCGCCTCTTTTGAATTATATTCTAAGTACATTGGACATGAACTACTCTATGTAGAATCATGTCTTAAAGATACATTTTCCTGTCTCCCATCTCTCAACTATaatgtattaacaaaaaaatttgtaAATGCATTTTTCTATTACTCACATAAAAAGATGGATATTAATATATCATCATTAGCATTTGGAAAAGTATAGGCTACCAatatattatctgccaacttctgccaactcttatttataattgtatttcatgaaagtgtgttcgtggatgtgtctaataattaatatattttaaatacatatataaagagacacatccaaaaaatatatctataaagacacttctattaaacacagctataaaaaagacatttttattagacacatccacgaacacacttccatgaaacacaattataaataagagttggctgaaattggcagatatgctgttggtaacgtagcggaaccGTTAGCATTTTCATTTTTCCTATTTACCATTTGTTTTCCCTGTTGTTGAGCTGAGTCATTCCTTAAAATTGAGCTCTTTATGCAAGTCTTGTTGATAGTTACTCAGAATATATATGTTAACCATTTATGTTGTATAGTTTATGTTCACCATTGATAttttaaagagaaaattaaaataaagttatggGGTGATTATGTGAAAGAAGAGGAGAAGatgcaagaaagaaagaaagaagaataaaatggTTCACACAAAAGGTGATTGTAGAAGAAAGCGCGTTCGTTTGGAATATAAAAATGTTGTGGTCCCCCCAGAGTGGCAAGAAATCCCACTCCAATCCATGCACATTGTTAGGTTAAACTAACTGACTGCAATCCTTTTGCCTTCTCTCTTTCCTACTAATTTGTTTTCTCATACTacttttttatttccttttaataCCTTACCCTAATATTCTCTTCAGGTCTAACTTCTTCATTGAAAATCCAAACAATTTGTATACAGTCCTTAGGCTTTAATTTGATCATGATGAATTCACTGAAAATTAAAGCTAATACAAGATATAGTTATTTTATGGAAACATAAGTAAAAGTTCCATTGATTTTCAAGCTTGGTACGTATACACATGAAAGTTCCATCAGTTTGTTACAAATGAGTGGCTAAGTACATATTGTAATTATATAAGATATTAGCAtttgcaactaaatgcaaaagaaGGCAATATATCTGCTATAATATTATCTCTATACATATCATAAATAATTTAGTGACAATATAGAAGCTGCATAGCAAATGAATGCTTCAGTTTTGTCAACAAAAATTGGACTTTGCATGAAAgaatattaattataaataatcCTAATTGTCCTTGAGCATGATATATAGCAAACGTGCATATCATCCCTGAAGAAAAGGACAAAAAGGATATAGATCCAGCGCAAAGCTGTCACATCTGAAAACTTGATCACAATTCAAACATGTTTGTCTGAGTGTGATGATTTCACTTGCAAACGTAGTATTCTGGATTGTCTCTGAAAGAATACATAGGCTGGCAGGCTGCTGTAGTTGGCAGCTAGCCTCCTCACCCACCACACCTTCCACTAAAAAACAATCAACACTTGTATCACTAAAAAACCTTCAAATCATGGCTGCTCAATaacacaaacaaattaaattaagtTTACTTCATCAGTATCACTAATGGTGCATGTCATggtacaaaaaatatataatataagttTTTTTGTTCGTAAATATTTGATTTGGTGTTAAGTCTGTtgtatgaataaaaaaaattaacttttatacTTGTTATCTAAAACTTGAAAGAATTTAATGTGTTATGGGGCTTGTCTAAAACCGGATGATTGGGCTGTTTGTGAGGCCCAAGTGTTCAAGGAAGGTAGTTTCCGACTTGTCCTACGTCAGGGAACCGTCGTCCGAGTTGTGTGTTTGAGaagatggggggtggtacctgcaagacactccgatgcctaagtcagcaaagggTAAAACAGGTTTAAGTGTATTGGAACTTAATTTTACCTGAGAGTGCTAATGTATTTATGTATTTCGGATACAGAGTATTCGAGttgtgatttttatgattttgatgGCTCTGTACCCGGGATGTGTAAGGTTTATGAAAATgcataaatatactaaaaattgtatatttttgtaaataaaaaattcataagtNNNNNNNNNNNNNNNNNNNNNNNNNNNNNNNNNNNNNNNNNNNNNNNNNNNNNNNNNNNNNNNNNNNNNNNNNNNNNNNNNNNNNNNNNNNNNNNNNNNNNNNNNNNNNNNNNNNNNNNNNNNNNNNNNNNNNNNNNNNNNNNNNNNNNNNNNNNNNNNNNNNNNNNNNNNNNNNNNNNNNNNNNNNNNNNNNNNNNNNNNNNNNNNNNNNNNNNNNNNNNNNNNNNNATATATTACAAGAGCATTGGTGCCAAGGTATCTCAGCAAATACTTTTTATGATGAGTATTATGAATAGAATTGAAAGGATCAATTTGATTGGTATGAGTCCCCCAAAGTCTCAACTAGTATTTTTATCAGTAATAACATTACgtaaatataaatcttttaaaattatgtcGGCTTTATCCTGATATTATAAATTATGgtacaaaagatttataaaattaaactatttttacAAAAAGGTCATAGGGGACAAAAGTTTTCATTAATTAAGAAGACTAGGGTCTTcctagataaaaaaaataaaaaaataagatttttaattattattttcatgtgaaagagtttaattttttactaataattaattttaatattcgttgtctaaaatttgaaacaatttaaCGTGTACATTTTTACAATTGATTAGGTGTTAAATTTGttacacaaataaaaataattaatttttatgcttactatttaaaaataatatttgtctctctaagtttataaaaatataataagacattagcataaaaaaatttatattgatagttataaaattaattcaaatcaaatttttttaaacaattgaATCTTGATTCTAACTTTTAGTTACAACATTAGTATTCTCT contains the following coding sequences:
- the LOC107631475 gene encoding phosphatidate cytidylyltransferase, mitochondrial isoform X1, with the protein product MKTMGNASKSPFQGFLEVLPPVEFACVYGSSLHPNNHDKTTMTDFILGVSDPKQWHSENLRLNKNHYASWMVHLGGGKLITNVADRVGVGVHFNPFVTWNGKMYKYGVVRMFDLINDVLQWDKFYLCGRLQKPVHIVVDNLDINSCNAVNLRAALSTALLLLPSEFSEADLYAKVCSLSYMGDLRMLFAEDKNKVKKIVAGQFDLFHSMYQPFLEECEAKKLLRLSSTANHQTVVSQDRDLSVVHSLVSALPRPIRSSINMKQEKKLGGTGKIVNDIAISSREQAANCLERILRRKVMVSSARQAISGLLAVGGVNATKYLAKKVNKAWKSWI
- the LOC107631475 gene encoding phosphatidate cytidylyltransferase, mitochondrial isoform X2, whose protein sequence is MQCVRLQMLQIELVWEYISTLLLLGMESLSMQMYKYGVVRMFDLINDVLQWDKFYLCGRLQKPVHIVVDNLDINSCNAVNLRAALSTALLLLPSEFSEADLYAKVCSLSYMGDLRMLFAEDKNKVKKIVAGQFDLFHSMYQPFLEECEAKKLLRLSSTANHQTVVSQDRDLSVVHSLVSALPRPIRSSINMKQEKKLGGTGKIVNDIAISSREQAANCLERILRRKVMVSSARQAISGLLAVGGVNATKYLAKKVNKAWKSWI
- the LOC107631475 gene encoding phosphatidate cytidylyltransferase, mitochondrial isoform X3, whose protein sequence is MLQIELVWEYISTLLLLGMESLSMQMYKYGVVRMFDLINDVLQWDKFYLCGRLQKPVHIVVDNLDINSCNAVNLRAALSTALLLLPSEFSEADLYAKVCSLSYMGDLRMLFAEDKNKVKKIVAGQFDLFHSMYQPFLEECEAKKLLRLSSTANHQTVVSQDRDLSVVHSLVSALPRPIRSSINMKQEKKLGGTGKIVNDIAISSREQAANCLERILRRKVMVSSARQAISGLLAVGGVNATKYLAKKVNKAWKSWI
- the LOC107631474 gene encoding transcription factor bHLH91 isoform X2 translates to MSCGDRPNMHEQPGCFDPNTMAEGVSTPKLKDTFPQTLSDPSSSPSPLIVVGNTTNSNNNLEENIRLSMEELSYHHQQEDVSNYVNGVTATTIDIPHPQHLGLNMGNSYNNNINMDSHLVQHEIDILPYQQPTWDPNVQEMQDMGYTNHSEHQPHDQQFQQTEAQNCSQSYNPSSILDPPYPSQDLLNLLHLPRCSTSSLLANPAICIANKTQNFQNPMGFLGDLPIGSDNTSASSVLYDPLLHLNLPPQPPALRELFQSLPRGYSLPTNSRSGSLFGGGDEIEGDGSQLDMGVLDFNRVTASVGKGREGKGTKHFATEKQRREQLNGKYKILRSLIPSPTKMDRASVVGDAIEYIRELLRTVNELKLLVEKKRYGRERCKRQKAEDDAAESCNIKPFSDPDGCIRTSWLQRKSKDSEVDVRIVDDDVTIKLFQRKKINCLLSVAKVLDELQLELHHVAGGHVGEYCSFLFNSKIIEGSSVYASAIANRVIDVMDTQYAAAVPHTSSY
- the LOC107631474 gene encoding transcription factor bHLH91 isoform X1 is translated as MCVNYCRQKPMSCGDRPNMHEQPGCFDPNTMAEGVSTPKLKDTFPQTLSDPSSSPSPLIVVGNTTNSNNNLEENIRLSMEELSYHHQQEDVSNYVNGVTATTIDIPHPQHLGLNMGNSYNNNINMDSHLVQHEIDILPYQQPTWDPNVQEMQDMGYTNHSEHQPHDQQFQQTEAQNCSQSYNPSSILDPPYPSQDLLNLLHLPRCSTSSLLANPAICIANKTQNFQNPMGFLGDLPIGSDNTSASSVLYDPLLHLNLPPQPPALRELFQSLPRGYSLPTNSRSGSLFGGGDEIEGDGSQLDMGVLDFNRVTASVGKGREGKGTKHFATEKQRREQLNGKYKILRSLIPSPTKMDRASVVGDAIEYIRELLRTVNELKLLVEKKRYGRERCKRQKAEDDAAESCNIKPFSDPDGCIRTSWLQRKSKDSEVDVRIVDDDVTIKLFQRKKINCLLSVAKVLDELQLELHHVAGGHVGEYCSFLFNSKIIEGSSVYASAIANRVIDVMDTQYAAAVPHTSSY